atatttttttttttaaatgtacttacATTTCTCCTCATCATTATCTATCATATTTAcatctttctcattctctctccctcaagcGTGAGTGCATTTCTATCCATGTGGGCCAAGCTGGAGCGCAGATtggcaatgcatgctgggagttgtaTTGCTTGGAGCATGGCATTCAGCCTGATGGGCAGATGCCCAGTGACAAGACCATTGGTGGAGGAGACGACTCCTTTAACACCTTCTTCAGTGAGACGGGGGCTGGCAAGCATGTCCCACGTGCCGTCTTTGTGGACCTGGAGCCAACTGTCATAGGTAAATTTGAACTGTGTTAGAAGCTATAACtggtttttctcatttttattataatttataacaGTAAAACCATATTTAGTGATTTGCATAGTAACAGTCCTCTGTACCTACCTTCAGATGAGGTGCGCACAGGTACCTACCGCCAGCTGTTCCACCCAGAGCAGCTCATCACAGGAAAAGAGGACGCTGCCAATAACTACGCTCGTGGGCATTACACCATCGGCAAGGAAATCATCGACCTGGTTTTAGACAGAATACGAAAACTGGTAAATTTAGTTTTCCTAATGATTCTTGTTGTCCTTCATTATTTTCTGTGATCTTGCGGCAAGCTATGGtaacaaccaaaaacaaagaatacagtaaataaaaatgtacaaactgAAGTTTTCACTGTATCTGTGCATAAATATATTGAACATATTCCCCTCCTTTCAGGCAGACCAGTGCACTGGGCTCCAGGGCTTCCTCATCTTCCACAGTTTCGGTGGGGGCACTGGGTCAGGGTTCACCTCCCTGCTGATGGAACGCCTCTCTGTCGACTATGGCAAGAAATCCAAGCTGGAGTTTGCGGTCTACCCAGCTCCGCAGGTGTCCACAGCTGTGGTAGAGCCCTACAACTCCATCCTCACCACCCACACCACCTTGGAGCACTCCGACTGTGCTTTCATGGTGGACAATGAGGCCATCTACGACATCTGCCGCAGGAACCTGGACATTGAGCGTCCCACCTACACCAACCTCAACAGGCTTATCGGCCAGATTGTGTCTTCCATCACAGCTTCCCTGCGCTTTGATGGGGCCCTCAATGTGGATCTGACCGAGTTCCAGACCAACTTGGTGCCCTATCCCCGTATCCACTTCCCCCTGGCTACCTACGCCCCGGTCATCTCTGCAGAGAAGGCCTACCATGAGCAGCTCTCTGTGTCTGAAATCACCAATGCCTGCTTTGAGCCAGCCAACCAGATGGTGAAATGCGACCCACGTCACGGCAAGTACATGGCCTGCTGCCTGCTGTACCGTGGTGACGTGGTGCCAAAAGATGTCAACTCAGCCATCGCTACTATCAAGACCAAGCGCACCATTCAGTTTGTGGACTGGTGTCCCACTGGCT
This region of Conger conger chromosome 17, fConCon1.1, whole genome shotgun sequence genomic DNA includes:
- the LOC133116194 gene encoding tubulin alpha-1A chain-like; this translates as MRECISIHVGQAGAQIGNACWELYCLEHGIQPDGQMPSDKTIGGGDDSFNTFFSETGAGKHVPRAVFVDLEPTVIDEVRTGTYRQLFHPEQLITGKEDAANNYARGHYTIGKEIIDLVLDRIRKLADQCTGLQGFLIFHSFGGGTGSGFTSLLMERLSVDYGKKSKLEFAVYPAPQVSTAVVEPYNSILTTHTTLEHSDCAFMVDNEAIYDICRRNLDIERPTYTNLNRLIGQIVSSITASLRFDGALNVDLTEFQTNLVPYPRIHFPLATYAPVISAEKAYHEQLSVSEITNACFEPANQMVKCDPRHGKYMACCLLYRGDVVPKDVNSAIATIKTKRTIQFVDWCPTGFKVGINYQPPTVVPGGDLAKVQRAVCMLSNTTAIAEAWARLDHKFDLMYAKRAFVHWYVGEGMEEGEFSEAREDMAALEKDYEEVGTDSVGEEGEEEGEEY